tcaaataAAAGAATGAACCTTGCTGAGCTCGAGAGAGTGCGACGCAAATTCTGTTTTCTGTTCCCAAAAATCCAATATTGTTGTCTTCATTGTTCCTCACAAGCGATAGCAAAATAATCTTTGATTCCTCGCCTTGGTAATTGTCAACTACTGTTATTTTAACTCCACTCAAACGGTTGTAATTGTTACGTTCCTGAAAATATAGCATTTAGAATTTTAGCACAAGAAAACAGTCAATGTGCATATTCGATGAtagatagtaataaataacactaTTAGTACTTTTCTCATGTAAAACATTTGTCCAGAGTATGCAGCGagaattgtgacgtcatcgctCGAGTACCCTTGTTGAATGAGGTAATTAGCCATAGCAAGCACCAAATCTGCTTCTTTGTGATTAGCTCGGCTGTTGCTTTCGATGGTGTCCTGAAACATCAATTAAATCAATAACTTACATTAATATTCGTAGACCCGAAATAAGTTTAACGTAAGTATTTCTTTCGGGTGCCTCCGCATTTTATTGTCGGCCGCACCACGACTAAGAGCTATCCAACTAGTGGTTCACGCACAATGGATACGCCATGTCTCTATTATAGATACTCCCGTACTACCGATATGTAATCGTACATACAGGTTTATAGGACAGTAGGGACAATCCACTAAGTACGCAATTGGGCATGTACATTACACAAGGCGTTTAATATAACATGAAAACATCGTACCTGTTCGCGATATTCATGAGAAAAGAAGAAAACGTTTTTCTCAACTCCTAGTACGTCGCCGAAGTTCTCCACCGATGGGTGGTTCTCCAAGTGTGGATATATGTGCGGTGAGATGAGAGCTGCGATCTCTGGACGCATGCGATGCTGCACATTCAGACGGCGGCTGTGGATGCCGTTCGTAATCATGCGCTCGAACAACGATACTTCAATGTTGTATTGCTTTGCTAACTTCATGTATGACGCTGAAGGCCGGAGTTGCTGATGATCACCTGTTTCAGAAGATTTTGAGTGAAATGTTTCATAGTGGTAACAAAGTAACGAACTAACtactaaaatttataaacaaatctgTTTTTCAAATGCGGTAGGTATATAAATTTTCGTTCCAAAGTATAAAATCAGATTCTGTTTAGCTTCTACTGCATCTCTAACAATACGCACCGATTAGGATGAGATGTTGGCAATCCTTCGTGAGAGATGTTATTATGTGCTGCTCCAGCACTTCGGCGGCTTCTTCAACAATCACTGCCAACAAACAAAACTTGAACTAAATAAGCTGTAAAACTGTGGAAAAATTTAACCTTTACCTACTGTACCGCTAGTTAAGAACTAAGTATGAACAATTTTCAAACGAGAGATGTCCTCACAATTCCCTTAGCATGTGACATTAATTATCGACTTTTAATCAACACCATAAAACATAGTCATTAGTTGGTAATTTACTTTGTAATGTGAAATTAATCGTTACATAAAAACATTGTGTACCTATCTTGGGCGACACAGCTTGTAGAAGCTTGCGCATTCTGGCTGCGCCCGAAGTAGTCATTCCTAACACTTTGATTTCTTGATTTCTTAGCAATTCCATATCCATTACCATCCTAGCCTCTTCATAGGCTGTAACAGCAGGTAGTACTGACGTCTGAAAAATAGATCACAATGATATTCCCTacataatacttatatattGTATAACACTTACTTATTGTAAACATAAAGTTGGTCGCTAATGCAAAATATCGCGGATTTATTTCGTGCACTTTTTGGGGCTATAACAAatataaggaaataaaatagGTATCACAGGCGACAGACTCGACAGTCATTAGGTAGACAACCCAATCAGGCGGTCAATATACTTACACCTTTTTGTAAGTATACGTAAGAATAATACAGATAAGACAAGATAGTAGTAGACACCATCTATTCGATTTAAGATTTAATATGTAAGCTTTTTAATTCGTTTAatatatacaacgtgccgctccaatggcttatttccttcaacctATGGTTAGTGTTACGGCTTAATAAAcatgttacaaacaaaaaaaataacattgttggcTAATTGAAAAAACTTAGGTACATGtcacacatactaaataataaaataatgtaaacaaaacagtaTCACTTTGCATAAACAatcaaagtacatcaaacgTTGCGGCAACGTCGCGTGGCGCCTCCCGTCCAATAGCAGGACGCTAGGAAGAGAGCCTTTATTGTGGTAACATTCTTTCTCATCttagtttcattgattcgaatatcataataatatgacttgtGAGCCAGGTGAACGACCTTTATTCGAGTTGATTATGTACAGGCTGTGGAAATTCCTTAATAAgtcagtaattaataataataatacaaattgttgtaccTTACATGGCTAAGGACCTCTAGCCCTACCCATACGTCGAAGGAAATAAGCAAttgcagcggcacgttgtatagtatgtaagtataaatatttaatagttttatataaatagaacaaaaatatcatgATAATACCTGAAAATTTGAAATCTCTCTCTTAATTGTATTCGTTTTGTTTTTTACccacataaaatataaccgCCATCGGTTATGGGGTGCTATTTTAGAAAAATCTGTCGTAGCAGTAACATTGAGGTGAATTTCTCTAGACCGGTACTTTAACATATCCTGaaataaggaataaaaatatcagtttGCAGCGCTGTAACGTAAATTTATCTATGTTTTCTTAAAAGCGTTCGCTTTAATATGATGTTTGTCTTATTTAAATGTaagaaaatgttaaagtttaatTACACATAAAACTACGTACTTAGTAGCTActgtatacttatttacttacattgaaTAAATTTACCCTAGagtttaaattttgaatttccaTTTCCAACATTAGTCTATCTTTGAAATTCTTGTTTTTGGGATCCAAGTATTGAGAAACGAAATTCTTAAGATGCAATTTTGCATCGACTAACACAAATGATGCAAAGCCGTTTCTGAGTTCTTTCAAAATTTCGTTACTCTTTTTATCCTTTTTGTCAtctaacattaaattataatctgtTCTCATGTTATTGAATTCATTGTCATTATTGTCGATAGTAAAATCTTTGTACTCATTTAAACACTCTTTAAAGTCAGTGTAATATTCagcattattttcaaacaaccaATGCAACAGAGGGTCCTGAATTGATGgatattgtttgtaaaaatccacCAAATATTCAATTTGAGGGACATCGTCTATAATGGCTCTGTAGTCTATAACCCCTTGGCTTAGTATGTCAAGAGAAAACAGTGACTCTTGAAAACTGTTAATAGATTTTTGTAACATAGTTTTCGTTTCCATAAATAAATCACCCACTCTTGACCTTCCAATGTTCTGAAGCTTCCTTAAACGtaccaaattaaatttatcgatagcttcGTTACGAGACTGGCTGCCGATACGCACTATTCGGTTTGTGATTTTAGAAATAGCTTCAAGAAATTGATCTAATGCGTGGTTAGTATAGCATATCACGAGCATAAGGCAGTTATCCTGCGCCTTAATGTTTTGTAACAATGTCTTAGCGACTTGTACGCCTACATAAGTTTTTCCGGTCCCGGGAGGACCTTGTATCACCGCAAACTCGTGGGTAAGCGCTAATTTGTAAGCTTCATACTGACTGTCGTTAAATCGTAAAGCTTCACTAGTGGGCCAGGTCTCACTTTGTAATACGTTAAATCTTATGGGACGAACGACTTCAGTATTTAACAGCAAATTATAAAGACGTTCTTCGTCTAATTGTTCTTCTGGTTCTTCTTGAACTCTTTTATTTAACGCTGAGGGGGTTATAACATATTCTTGATTGTCTGACAAATATGCTGGTTTCTCTGAAGCTGGCTGGAAAAataggtataattaaaaattagtgGTTGAATTACATCAAGAATCATGCCAGATATACATTAGActttacatatatgtatgtatgtgtattgtgaatcgaattaattaagaaaaataattgataCTTACAGTCACTTTAACAATATACTGCTGCATGGCCAAGTGCTGTGGAAATGACTCTGCTTGTAAAACTTTCAACACATGCAAATAGGGCTCAAAATAAACCTCGCTTTCAATCATTGTATATGTGTCTCCATCGGTTAGGTTGTTCGGGACTCCATAAGTTTTGTCAATTATTGAAACTGCTAGCTGCAATGATTatatgttaaaacaaaaatttgaaAGATTCAAATTCGGTAACATTCAAAATTCATGTAAAACTGACCTTTCCCGTAGATAGCAGTATATTATCACGATCTAAAATAGTAGCTACAATAAGGTTATTGAACCGATCGTTAGTAAACAGCACCAACGAACCAAAGAGGAATCTCTTACTATGAGCCCAGTTAAttcttttgaaatgtttattattctcGATGTCGATTTGAACACATGTCCCAACATTAAAATTGGTGACGTAAGGGCCAACGAATCTTACATTTCgataaatactgaaataaaaaaaaagcatttaaagCGAAAATCATTCcagaaatacatatatttagatcATTAGATTTCGTAAAAATAACTTACCGAACGTTATCGTACTTCCGCCTATTAGGATCAGACAAATATTGATCTGTAAAATGAAAACGTCGAATATAGCGATTAGCAGGTGCCTAGTTATTGGAAGGTCCCTGAGGGTTTTGTCTTTAGTCTATTGAAAAGTTTCATTAGTGGTTGCTTTTTTCAGAGTACgcacttttgttttttaatgttaatgtttgtaattttttaactttttttccTTATAAGTGTAGAGGGAAAGCTAAAGTTCTAGTTTCTGTGATCGCCAAAGTACCCGGCCACTTACTATCTTGAAAAAAGGGGTCGGGCCGGGGAATAAGAGTGGCgccaaattatataaaaattctaaaatacattaaaataaattgcgcCCTCTGTTAATTGCAAGCCTTTTGATTTAACATTTCAATGGGCTAAGACTTAAACTTAAGCTTAtacaattgaataataatatgtaattaattttatttttacatatattatattcaattcatCTACTGCAACTGATTACAGTTGACTCACAAAACCAATAACCACAGCAAAATAGTTGCCTGCTTATCAGTACATACCTAATACCAATAATAACCAAAGCCAATTGCTACTTGTACGGATTTGAAAGGAACGCAAAATTTGTCGTGGCGTCGTAAATGACCAAATAAGACCAAATAAATGAGAGTGCTACAACACTAAGTCAAATTTTTCTTCCCAATTACAATTGGGAAGAAAAGGACTGTCGGGTATTGTGATAAGAACGATAAATGTGGATTATGTTATTCATTGCACTTCTATATACTTATGGTATATTTCACGTCTGTATAATTCcggaaatatacattttaatatttacggATCATCATAAAACTTACTTATTCCAACTCTAAGTGGTCCAAAACAATCTTCTCGAAGAAGTCTAAACTGAACATCCAGATAGTGTTCTACGTCCGAGTACCCGCCATTAACGATATTCGGTCTCAAGAACGGCTTCGAGTCCAATAAGTCTTCTCGAGTCGGTATCACACTCAACTCGCGGAAGTTTTCAGGAGGTTTTTCATCCTCATTGCTGCCATCAGTGGTGGCTTTAGTTTCACGCTacaatataaagataaaaaagtattaGGCCCTGTTGCTTCCCTCCGTGATATTTCTACAACATCTTATTGAATTAAGgcgaaaatatttaaactgatGTATCGCCGGGTCTACCTTGCTATACGCTACGTAGGTAAATCTATATCGGGTTAAAATACGAAAGCAGTATGACGTGACAAAACATAATGGAATGACAAAATTACCTTGTTTCCTTCGGCATAATTAATCAAGTTTCCTCTTATCTCTTCCAATTTCAGAGCGTGCTCTTCGGTCAAAGCAAATGCATGTCTTTGATTCAATCCCTCTAAACAAGATTTTGAAACACTTTCAATGAGTACTCTGCATTTTCTTACAGCAACGGCCGGAGATATTTCAACTACTTGcccacaaaatattataaagttcttCCAAAACTCATTTTGGTCTTTCCAATACATATTATTCTGTGATTTATTTTCCGCATACGGTAAATCGGTAAGATAATGCCgcaaaaatgaaatgaaattagaATTACACACTTCCAATATCAATTTGGATTTTAATTCTCCAAATGGAGATTGagatactttaaataatatctgAAATAATAACACGAATATATCAGGTTTATCGATGGGCGTATTTAAGATGTTCATAAACCCATCTTTATgttcattaatttttataagaatgtTATTTTGTGTTGAGCTTGCTATACGTTCTAATGTTGTAAAACCGATGAATCTCTCTCTATTATTTGGTCTTGAACCATCGCGACGTCTGTTTGGTAGATTTTGTCTGCTACTTTCATGCGATGGTGGCTGTACTTGTTCTAAAAAACAACATGAGTATTTAtagcacataaatattattataagtaatttaatacgattaaaaaaattaaatacgcCTCTCTATATGTTCGACTTAGAGAATGTACCGTAGCTACTGACATGAcatgcttataataatatacctattcaTACAAAACCTTGTATTTATTTCGACGTACCTCCGATATTGACAAATAAACGACGTTGTTGTTGCGGTTGTTGTACAGCTTCATGTTGGGCGGAATTTCGCTGACCTACTCCGAAGCCACCTCTAAATGAATTTCTTGCAGGTACAGATGAAACTGAAATATgtaattagttaaatatttaaactgctATAGCACAAAtactcattaattaattaatatcacatGAGTAGACGGTACCTGTGTTGATTTGTGGGcgtttatttaaatcatttgtaCGAGGTCCGTGGGAGATAAGGGGTTGATGAATGCCGCTTGAATTTCTCGGACCGACTCTTAAAGAATTTCTTGCAGGCCCACATGTTACTGAAACATGTAAttggttaaatatttaaaccgCAGCTATTGTATAAATACTCACTTATTAACCCTCAACCGCACGTGGGGCCATATATGGAATTGCAAAAAAgaatttacattacatttagcagtagtttatctattcaattgcgtttaaactcatataaaataaaagtttaaatatatattgACGAAATTCATGTtacacgtttggcgcagtagtttaaggggtcacctcgccgcaataaacGTAGCGTCGCGTGTGGTGGGTGCGAATCCCATCCACcattattgaaatttataaactatcgttaaatgtgcctcagaaacctgGCATTAATTGTTACGTTCCTTATCGTACTGTTACTTTGTTTAGACATAATACGACATCAAAAAGTGCAATACTTAAATGGGTCCATACAGTAGAGGGTTTAATGGCACACGAGTAGAAAGTACCTGCGTTGAGTCGTGTTCTATATACATTGTTTGTGGGAGTTCTGTGGGAGGCAAGTGGTTGACGAATGCCAGTTGTATTACGCCGCCAGTTACCAGGTCTCGAAGgtcctgtaaataaatatttaatgagagaAACAGTAGATGACAAAGATATTATACATTGACTGCCTTTACTGCCTTACTAAAAAATCACCGTGATCACCCTAATCtatacctatactaatattataaagctgaagagtttgttagtttgaacgcgctaatctcaagaactactggtccgatttgaaaaattatttcattgttagatagcccaattatcgagaaaggctatatatcatcacgcataggagcatagtaccagtaaaaaatgttacaaaaacggggaaaattataacccattctctcttatgtgacacaagcgaatttgcgcgggtcataagttataaagtgttttgttacatttaaaccattttgaaatttaataaaataaaacaaaacataacactGTTTAACTAATCAGAGCCTACACGACTTTGAGAATTAGGCAGTGTGCTGCATATAAGTTAggtatataaacttaaaatt
This genomic stretch from Anticarsia gemmatalis isolate Benzon Research Colony breed Stoneville strain chromosome 13, ilAntGemm2 primary, whole genome shotgun sequence harbors:
- the LOC142977695 gene encoding NFX1-type zinc finger-containing protein 1-like; the protein is MEDDEYLSPGPSRPGNWRRNTTGIRQPLASHRTPTNNVYRTRLNAVTCGPARNSLRVGPRNSSGIHQPLISHGPRTNDLNKRPQINTVSSVPARNSFRGGFGVGQRNSAQHEAVQQPQQQRRLFVNIGEQVQPPSHESSRQNLPNRRRDGSRPNNRERFIGFTTLERIASSTQNNILIKINEHKDGFMNILNTPIDKPDIFVLLFQILFKVSQSPFGELKSKLILEVCNSNFISFLRHYLTDLPYAENKSQNNMYWKDQNEFWKNFIIFCGQVVEISPAVAVRKCRVLIESVSKSCLEGLNQRHAFALTEEHALKLEEIRGNLINYAEGNKRETKATTDGSNEDEKPPENFRELSVIPTREDLLDSKPFLRPNIVNGGYSDVEHYLDVQFRLLREDCFGPLRVGINQYLSDPNRRKYDNVRIYRNVRFVGPYVTNFNVGTCVQIDIENNKHFKRINWAHSKRFLFGSLVLFTNDRFNNLIVATILDRDNILLSTGKLAVSIIDKTYGVPNNLTDGDTYTMIESEVYFEPYLHVLKVLQAESFPQHLAMQQYIVKVTPASEKPAYLSDNQEYVITPSALNKRVQEEPEEQLDEERLYNLLLNTEVVRPIRFNVLQSETWPTSEALRFNDSQYEAYKLALTHEFAVIQGPPGTGKTYVGVQVAKTLLQNIKAQDNCLMLVICYTNHALDQFLEAISKITNRIVRIGSQSRNEAIDKFNLVRLRKLQNIGRSRVGDLFMETKTMLQKSINSFQESLFSLDILSQGVIDYRAIIDDVPQIEYLVDFYKQYPSIQDPLLHWLFENNAEYYTDFKECLNEYKDFTIDNNDNEFNNMRTDYNLMLDDKKDKKSNEILKELRNGFASFVLVDAKLHLKNFVSQYLDPKNKNFKDRLMLEMEIQNLNSRVNLFNDMLKYRSREIHLNVTATTDFSKIAPHNRWRLYFMWVKNKTNTIKREISNFQTSVLPAVTAYEEARMVMDMELLRNQEIKVLGMTTSGAARMRKLLQAVSPKIVIVEEAAEVLEQHIITSLTKDCQHLILIGDHQQLRPSASYMKLAKQYNIEVSLFERMITNGIHSRRLNVQHRMRPEIAALISPHIYPHLENHPSVENFGDVLGVEKNVFFFSHEYREQDTIESNSRANHKEADLVLAMANYLIQQGYSSDDVTILAAYSGQMFYMRKERNNYNRLSGVKITVVDNYQGEESKIILLSLVRNNEDNNIGFLGTENRICVALSRAQQGFYIFGNIDMLKAKSELWTKISRTLENNGSLGTTLKLVCQVHPDQITNIEAAEDFNNVPEGGCLRKCNYQYECGHYCLLYCHGYDREHVEQKCTMNCERVLCDLGHVCPLKCREECGPCKLLMPKTLPCGHEMKICCYREPEDPENKCLTKIEVTLPVCGHKGTKDCYMDINKVKCTEKCKQRLDKCGHACERPCHAAYPGHEEYTCTKECVKPKKGCQAGLVDDLGEHRCKKKCFEICDDCNVQVMKKRTNCKHVARVACCTNIYDTPCNKKCARSLPCGHFCKKKCSESCGDCKIMVTKVIPDCNHKIKVTCMTEVNRNLCNEKCTRTLPCGHPCTNRCSADCDPAGCKILTDSQVDSPCGHKVNLPCNLYTLFKKGELDSKEALKYCKSPCGKELACGHLCGGSCSQCRQGRLHAPCKQTCHQTNICGHECQEPCNQICPPCTMVCEVQCPHSRCGRLCGEPCVPCKEKCSRRCPHGACSRLCAEACARAACSEPCREALRCGHRCRGLCGEPCPDVCRDCRPDSFPTDFLGDEYGEDDKFILLQDCGHVLELENMDNLMMGDQENIKIRQCPFCRKPIINTNRYKDLVNNMFRNEINPIKERVYGKNEQIKGKLAEVQKKYSSIYTKLYLHQGNKSLINSIKEMGTFIKNQKKMSLIQVEMLSIHCNLIEIMVECWIAYCKTNTNTLKAEVEEIIDMILNVIKTDSKFKSQSTKISEQQQKDIGFELKRLNAIVQLAILLDAAKHVPKDANQILDAKSSVFSLTVFDEDKAMNALKKLHTFIKASGVISKLEREMIVKAVGLRAGHWYKCPNGHFYCIGECGGAMQIGRCPECGEQIGGEHHALLRGNAHAPEMDGSRFAAYSEEANNMGNFLLDL